GGCGCGAGGTCGTCAACACGCGGCGGACGCTCATCCAGATCGCGCGCGAGCAGGGGCTGCGCATCGGCGCCGCCGGCACGCATCCGTTCTCGCACTGGGCGGACGTGGGCATCACCGGCGGGAACCCGCGCTACGAGCGCCTGATCTCCGACCTGCAGATCGTGGCGCGCGGGAACCTGATCTTCGGCCTGCACGTACACGTCGGGGTCGAGGACCGCGAGACGCAGATCACGATCCTCAACCAGGCGCGTTACTTCCTCCCGCACATCCTCGCGCTCTCCGTGAACTCGCCGTTCTGGATCGGCCGCGAGACCGGGTGGATGTCCTACCGGTGCAAGGTCTTCGACAAGTTCCCGCGGACCAACATCCCGGACTACTTCCAGTCGTACGCGGAGTACCAGGAGCTCGTCGAGACCCTGCGCAAGACCAACTGCATCCTCGACGCCGGGCAGATCTGGTGGGACGTGCGCCCGCACCACCGGTACGACACGATCGAGTACCGGATCTGCGACATCCCGCTGCGCGCCGAGGAGACGGTCACGATCGCCGCGCTCTTCCAGGCGATCACCGCGAAGCTGTGGCTGCTCCGGAGCCGCAACCTCACCTATCGTCCGTACCGCCGTACGCTGATCATGGAGAACAAGTGGCGCGCGGCGCGGTGGGGGGTGCGCGGCCTGCTGATCGACTTCGGGAAGCAGGAGGAGGTCCCTTACGCGAGCCTGCTCGACGAGCTCCTCGAGTTCGTCGACGACGTCGTCGACGAGCTGGGCTCGCGGCCGTACGTGAACGGCGCGCGGAGGATCCTCGAGACGGGCACGGGGGCGGAGCGGCAGCTCGCCGT
The window above is part of the Candidatus Polarisedimenticolaceae bacterium genome. Proteins encoded here:
- a CDS encoding carboxylate-amine ligase, translated to MKRPSLTIGVEEEFQVVDPVTRALRSHVHEVFEAEAKAGGISLKPELHAPVVEVGTAVCRDIEETRREVVNTRRTLIQIAREQGLRIGAAGTHPFSHWADVGITGGNPRYERLISDLQIVARGNLIFGLHVHVGVEDRETQITILNQARYFLPHILALSVNSPFWIGRETGWMSYRCKVFDKFPRTNIPDYFQSYAEYQELVETLRKTNCILDAGQIWWDVRPHHRYDTIEYRICDIPLRAEETVTIAALFQAITAKLWLLRSRNLTYRPYRRTLIMENKWRAARWGVRGLLIDFGKQEEVPYASLLDELLEFVDDVVDELGSRPYVNGARRILETGTGAERQLAVWRATGDPKAVVDFVVQETEQGLG